A region of uncultured Carboxylicivirga sp. DNA encodes the following proteins:
- a CDS encoding carbonic anhydrase, translated as MDIQQIFKNNQEWVQEKLKMDEKYFENLSEGQNPDILYIGCSDSRVTAEELMGMKPGEVFVHRNIANMVPNTDLSAMSVIDYAVVHLKVNHIVICGHYYCGGVKAAMQSEDLGILNPWLRNIRDVYRLHKDELNSINEEEDRYKRLVELNVQEQCLNVIKTAEVQRGYRDRHITVHGWVWDMHTGKLIDLEIDFEKLLENVMEIYHLK; from the coding sequence ATGGATATTCAGCAAATATTTAAAAACAACCAGGAGTGGGTGCAGGAAAAATTAAAAATGGATGAAAAATATTTCGAAAATCTTTCGGAAGGTCAAAATCCAGATATACTTTACATTGGTTGCTCCGACAGTCGGGTGACAGCTGAAGAGTTAATGGGCATGAAACCTGGTGAAGTATTTGTTCATCGTAATATTGCCAACATGGTACCAAATACAGATTTAAGTGCCATGTCAGTTATAGATTATGCTGTTGTTCACTTAAAAGTAAATCACATTGTAATTTGTGGTCACTACTACTGCGGTGGAGTAAAAGCTGCCATGCAATCCGAAGATCTGGGCATTTTAAATCCATGGTTGCGCAATATCCGGGATGTTTACCGTCTGCATAAAGATGAACTAAATTCTATAAATGAAGAAGAAGATCGTTATAAAAGATTGGTGGAATTAAACGTTCAGGAACAATGCCTGAATGTGATAAAAACAGCCGAAGTACAACGAGGATATCGCGATCGTCACATTACTGTTCATGGTTGGGTATGGGATATGCATACCGGGAAATTAATAGATCTTGAAATCGATTTTGAGAAATTATTAGAGAATGTGATGGAAATATATCATTTAAAATAA
- a CDS encoding GNAT family protein translates to MNIKIRPWNESDLPSLVKYANNPIVAQYLTNQFPHPYTEEDGKAFIEFSRKDDPIHIFAIEIDGEAIGGIGIHPKEDIHFKNAELGYWIGEPFWGKGIATFALKHIVDFAFENYDINRLYASAFGPNKGSQRVLEKSNFQLEATFTKTVFKNNEFYDELFYAIRRSEWKSLKKNQQ, encoded by the coding sequence ATGAATATAAAAATCAGACCTTGGAATGAAAGTGATCTTCCAAGCCTGGTTAAATATGCTAATAATCCTATTGTAGCTCAATATTTAACCAATCAATTCCCACATCCATATACTGAAGAGGATGGAAAAGCATTTATTGAATTTTCCAGAAAGGATGATCCCATACATATATTTGCAATTGAAATAGATGGAGAAGCCATTGGTGGAATTGGCATACATCCGAAAGAAGATATTCATTTTAAAAATGCTGAACTTGGTTACTGGATTGGCGAACCCTTTTGGGGAAAAGGAATAGCCACTTTTGCACTGAAACATATAGTTGATTTTGCTTTTGAAAATTACGATATTAATCGCCTTTATGCTTCGGCTTTTGGCCCCAATAAAGGTTCTCAAAGAGTATTGGAAAAATCCAATTTTCAATTAGAGGCAACCTTCACCAAAACAGTATTTAAAAACAATGAATTTTATGATGAACTGTTCTATGCAATCAGAAGAAGTGAGTGGAAATCACTGAAAAAGAATCAACAATAG
- a CDS encoding ZIP family metal transporter, producing the protein MSFDVILEYNPILLALIATIFTWLVTAAGASMVFFFKSINKKILNSMLGFAAGVMIAASFWSLLKPAIEMEEGNGGIAWLPAVIGFLSGGAFLLLVDKILPHLHMGLSTDKAEGIKTSWQRSILLVLAITLHNIPEGLAVGVAFGALANTPEPGILAGAMALAFGIGLQNFPEGAAVSIPLRREGFSRLKAFNYGQLSGIVEPIAGVIGAYLVLSITPLLPYALSFAAGAMIFVVVEELIPESQSGNETDLSTIGAMLGFATMMLLDVALG; encoded by the coding sequence ATGAGTTTTGATGTTATTTTAGAATATAATCCTATTTTATTAGCACTGATTGCGACCATATTCACATGGTTAGTAACCGCAGCCGGAGCTTCAATGGTTTTCTTTTTCAAATCCATTAATAAAAAGATATTAAACTCTATGTTGGGATTTGCTGCAGGTGTAATGATTGCAGCCAGCTTTTGGTCGCTACTAAAACCGGCCATTGAGATGGAAGAAGGTAACGGAGGAATTGCATGGTTGCCTGCGGTTATTGGTTTTCTCTCAGGTGGAGCATTCCTTTTATTGGTAGACAAAATATTACCTCACTTACACATGGGCTTATCAACAGATAAGGCAGAGGGAATTAAAACCTCGTGGCAAAGAAGCATTTTATTGGTTTTAGCAATTACCTTACACAATATACCTGAAGGTTTAGCTGTTGGGGTAGCATTTGGAGCATTAGCCAATACTCCCGAACCAGGCATACTGGCCGGAGCCATGGCTTTGGCTTTTGGTATAGGCTTGCAAAACTTTCCGGAAGGAGCAGCCGTCTCCATTCCATTACGTCGTGAAGGTTTCTCAAGATTAAAAGCATTTAATTATGGACAATTATCAGGTATTGTAGAGCCAATTGCAGGTGTTATTGGAGCATATTTGGTATTAAGCATTACTCCTTTATTGCCATATGCATTATCGTTTGCAGCCGGGGCTATGATTTTTGTAGTGGTAGAAGAATTAATTCCGGAATCTCAAAGTGGTAACGAAACGGATTTATCCACGATTGGTGCCATGTTGGGATTTGCTACCATGATGCTACTTGATGTTGCGCTAGGATAG
- the guaB gene encoding IMP dehydrogenase yields the protein MSFTEDKIVSEGLTFDDVLLIPAYSQVLPRDVKLNGLFSRNIVVNTPIVSAAMDTVTEARLAIAIAREGGIGVIHKNMTIAEQARQVLTVKRAENGMIYNPVTILQGSTVGQALDLMKEYKIGGIPVVDNAGYLVGIVTNRDLRFEPDMARKIDDVMTTENLVTTNQSTNLEKAAAILQQYKIEKLPVVDNNNKLIGLVTYKDITKAKDKPFACKDEKGRLRVAAGVGVTADTFDRIQALVEANVDAIVIDTAHGHSKGVLETLRETKKRYPNLEVVVGNIATAEAALDLVKAGADGVKVGIGPGSICTTRVIAGVGVPQLSAIYDVSKALEGTGVPVIADGGLRYSGDIVKALAAGAHAVMAGSMFAGVDESPGDTIIYNGRKFKAYRGMGSVEAMQKGSKDRYFQDVEDDVKKLVPEGISARVPYKGTLFEVIYQLIGGLRAGMGYCGAATIDDLHQAKFTKITNAGMNESHPHDVSITREAPNYSR from the coding sequence ATGTCATTTACTGAGGATAAAATCGTTTCGGAAGGTTTAACTTTTGATGATGTTTTACTCATCCCGGCTTACTCGCAAGTTCTCCCAAGGGACGTAAAATTGAACGGTCTTTTTTCAAGAAATATTGTTGTTAATACACCTATTGTATCCGCTGCAATGGATACAGTAACAGAAGCCCGATTGGCAATAGCAATTGCTCGTGAAGGGGGTATTGGTGTTATTCACAAAAACATGACCATTGCTGAACAGGCACGTCAGGTATTAACTGTTAAACGTGCTGAAAATGGTATGATTTACAATCCTGTTACCATTCTGCAAGGAAGTACAGTTGGTCAGGCGTTAGATTTAATGAAGGAATATAAAATCGGTGGTATTCCTGTTGTTGACAATGCAGGATATCTTGTTGGTATTGTTACCAATCGTGACCTTCGTTTCGAGCCTGATATGGCAAGAAAGATTGACGATGTGATGACAACTGAAAATCTGGTTACAACCAATCAAAGCACCAACCTGGAGAAAGCTGCCGCTATTCTTCAACAATATAAAATTGAAAAGTTACCAGTTGTTGATAACAACAATAAATTAATTGGACTGGTAACTTATAAAGATATTACCAAGGCAAAAGATAAGCCATTTGCCTGCAAAGACGAAAAAGGTCGTTTACGTGTTGCTGCCGGTGTTGGAGTAACAGCTGATACATTTGACCGAATTCAGGCATTAGTTGAAGCAAACGTTGATGCTATTGTAATTGATACAGCTCACGGACATAGTAAAGGAGTTTTAGAAACTCTTCGGGAAACAAAAAAACGTTATCCTAATTTGGAAGTAGTAGTGGGTAATATTGCTACTGCCGAAGCAGCTCTGGATCTGGTTAAAGCTGGGGCAGATGGGGTTAAAGTGGGTATTGGTCCGGGTTCAATTTGTACAACCCGCGTTATTGCTGGTGTTGGTGTTCCTCAGCTATCCGCAATTTACGATGTTTCTAAAGCATTAGAAGGAACAGGAGTACCTGTTATTGCCGATGGTGGATTGCGTTACTCAGGAGATATTGTAAAAGCTTTAGCTGCCGGTGCTCATGCTGTTATGGCGGGTAGTATGTTTGCAGGAGTTGATGAGTCTCCGGGCGATACTATTATTTACAACGGTCGTAAGTTTAAAGCATACCGAGGTATGGGATCTGTTGAAGCTATGCAAAAAGGATCGAAAGACCGTTACTTCCAGGATGTAGAAGACGATGTAAAGAAATTAGTTCCTGAAGGAATTTCAGCTCGTGTACCATATAAAGGAACCTTATTCGAAGTAATCTACCAGTTAATCGGTGGTTTACGTGCAGGTATGGGATATTGTGGTGCTGCAACCATTGATGATCTTCATCAGGCTAAATTCACAAAAATAACCAATGCAGGTATGAATGAGAGTCATCCACATGATGTATCAATCACACGTGAGGCTCCTAATTATTCAAGATAA
- a CDS encoding peptidylprolyl isomerase produces MNKSKIYRILFIALITLSYVTGNAQNNNLLVVGDHQYSVDEFNYIYNKNNSLSQNPLSKEEYIPLFVNYKLKVLEAMNQGYDTIPSFKNELEYYRNELAKPYLTDKKATEAVIEEAYDHLKYEINAYHILVKLPQSPSPEDTLAAYNKIKEIKSQITDLPSFETMAKKSSDCPSSAKGGNLGYFTGFMMVYPFEKAAYDTEVGQISDIVRTSFGYHIIYIKDKRPNKGEIKVAHIMKMFPQNAPQNVKEEKKAAIDSIYQALQNGADFTEMVKKHTDDKNSLSTNGELPWFTTGRMVPEFAEASFALTENGQISAPIQTAFGWHIIKRMDQKPMKSLDESRDEIEQKIKRDERAYAGKMATIARLKKEYSYNQDDEALTDAYKIILENKDKNSDDVLAMISSSDYTLASFSDNKISTEDFADYLKSHKVVLSRINEKSYENHWNECAEEKIIAFEKSVLEEKYPEFRFLMNEYHDGLLIFEISQKEIWNKASEDTTGLENFFANHKDDYILPERFEGTIIQCNKKKELKEIQKILSAPEFALTDSLKEMISTFGTIKEGAFTKGENALLDQQVWGIKSKTKSDFKYLLKIGDLKPLAKRELSEVRGQVLSDYQKELEDQWIAKLRSKYNPVINESVVKDKK; encoded by the coding sequence ATGAACAAAAGTAAAATCTACCGTATTTTATTTATTGCCCTTATAACCTTAAGTTACGTAACTGGAAACGCGCAAAATAACAACTTATTAGTTGTTGGCGATCATCAATATAGTGTTGATGAGTTCAATTACATTTATAACAAAAACAATTCGCTGTCGCAAAATCCACTTAGTAAGGAAGAATACATTCCACTGTTTGTCAACTATAAGCTTAAAGTTTTAGAAGCTATGAACCAGGGTTACGATACCATTCCCAGCTTCAAAAATGAGTTGGAATATTATCGCAATGAATTGGCCAAACCATACCTGACAGATAAAAAAGCCACCGAGGCTGTTATTGAAGAAGCATATGATCATCTTAAATACGAGATAAATGCTTATCACATTCTGGTAAAACTACCTCAATCACCAAGTCCCGAAGATACATTAGCTGCCTATAACAAGATTAAAGAGATTAAATCTCAGATTACCGATCTGCCATCTTTTGAAACAATGGCTAAAAAGAGCTCTGATTGCCCATCTTCAGCTAAAGGAGGTAATTTAGGATACTTTACCGGTTTTATGATGGTTTATCCATTCGAAAAAGCAGCTTACGACACCGAAGTTGGACAAATTTCGGACATCGTTCGAACTTCTTTTGGCTATCACATCATTTATATAAAAGACAAAAGACCTAATAAAGGAGAAATAAAAGTGGCTCATATCATGAAAATGTTTCCACAGAATGCTCCTCAGAATGTGAAAGAAGAGAAAAAAGCTGCAATCGACTCTATTTATCAGGCATTGCAAAATGGTGCTGACTTTACTGAGATGGTAAAAAAACATACGGATGATAAAAATTCGTTGAGTACCAATGGCGAATTACCTTGGTTTACGACTGGCCGCATGGTACCTGAATTCGCAGAAGCTTCTTTTGCTTTGACAGAAAATGGTCAGATTTCAGCACCTATTCAAACAGCTTTTGGATGGCATATCATCAAACGCATGGATCAAAAACCAATGAAAAGCCTTGACGAAAGCAGAGATGAAATCGAACAAAAAATCAAACGGGATGAACGTGCTTATGCAGGTAAAATGGCAACTATAGCTCGTTTGAAAAAAGAATATTCATACAACCAGGATGATGAAGCATTGACAGATGCTTACAAAATCATTTTGGAAAACAAAGACAAAAACAGTGATGATGTGCTTGCGATGATTTCATCATCTGATTATACTTTAGCAAGTTTTTCAGATAATAAAATAAGCACCGAAGATTTTGCTGATTATCTGAAATCACATAAAGTTGTTCTAAGCAGGATTAACGAAAAATCGTATGAGAACCATTGGAACGAATGTGCTGAAGAAAAAATCATTGCCTTTGAAAAAAGTGTACTGGAGGAAAAATATCCTGAATTCAGGTTCCTGATGAATGAATACCACGATGGCTTACTGATTTTTGAGATTAGTCAAAAAGAAATCTGGAATAAAGCATCTGAAGATACTACCGGATTAGAAAACTTCTTTGCTAATCACAAAGATGACTATATCCTTCCTGAAAGATTTGAAGGAACCATTATTCAATGCAATAAAAAGAAAGAGTTGAAAGAAATTCAGAAGATATTATCCGCTCCTGAATTTGCATTGACAGATTCTTTAAAAGAAATGATTTCTACTTTTGGTACCATTAAAGAAGGTGCTTTTACAAAAGGTGAAAATGCCCTTCTTGATCAACAGGTTTGGGGAATTAAATCTAAGACTAAAAGCGATTTCAAATACCTGCTGAAAATAGGAGACCTTAAGCCATTGGCAAAACGTGAACTGAGCGAAGTTCGTGGGCAGGTTCTTTCTGATTATCAAAAAGAATTGGAAGATCAATGGATCGCTAAGCTGAGATCTAAATACAACCCTGTCATCAACGAATCGGTAGTAAAAGATAAAAAATAA
- a CDS encoding peptidylprolyl isomerase: MRKIIILSLFASFLVTFNSAAQNNIIDEVIAVVGDNAILKSDIEHQYEQALMEGVNFPGDLKCNIFEQQLISKLLLNQAKLDSIEVGENQVVNQVDARVNYFINQIGSKEKLEEYFNKSLLQIKRDQMEMVRTQMLTESMKGEITKDIKVTPAEIRAFYRNVDKDSLPMIPTQFELEQIVLYPKIEQKEIDRVKTQLRDFQRQINEGRDFATLAVLYSEDKGSAARGGELGWMPRAQLVPEFASVAFNLQDKNKVSKIVETEFGYHIIQLIDRKGERINCRHILIKPKVSEAARKETQANLDTIRGLIMDNTMSFEEAALRFSMDKDTRTSGGLMLNPQTGTAKFEMSQIPVAINKQLQTMNVDDISPSFYMLDEAKGKETYCLVKLKKKTDPHKANIKDDYQMLQLMLENKKQQETLDKWIKTKQKETYITIDKNWANCEFNYDGWVKE, translated from the coding sequence ATGCGAAAAATAATTATACTTAGCTTGTTTGCTTCTTTTTTAGTTACTTTTAATTCTGCTGCTCAAAACAATATTATTGACGAGGTGATAGCTGTTGTTGGTGATAATGCAATTCTGAAATCAGATATTGAACACCAGTACGAACAGGCTCTGATGGAAGGAGTAAACTTCCCTGGCGACCTAAAATGTAACATCTTCGAACAACAATTGATTAGCAAATTATTACTGAATCAGGCCAAGCTCGACAGTATTGAAGTAGGAGAAAACCAGGTAGTAAACCAGGTTGATGCTCGTGTCAACTATTTTATCAATCAGATTGGTAGTAAAGAAAAACTGGAAGAATATTTTAACAAGTCGTTGCTTCAGATCAAACGTGATCAGATGGAGATGGTAAGAACTCAAATGCTAACCGAAAGTATGAAAGGAGAAATTACCAAAGACATTAAAGTAACACCTGCTGAAATCAGAGCGTTTTACCGTAATGTTGATAAAGACAGTTTACCAATGATTCCAACACAATTTGAATTGGAACAAATCGTACTCTATCCTAAAATTGAGCAAAAAGAAATTGACAGAGTTAAAACACAACTTCGCGATTTTCAACGTCAGATTAACGAAGGACGTGACTTTGCTACCTTAGCTGTATTATATTCTGAAGATAAAGGATCGGCTGCCAGAGGTGGTGAATTAGGCTGGATGCCACGTGCACAGCTAGTACCTGAGTTTGCCAGTGTGGCTTTTAACCTGCAGGATAAAAACAAAGTATCTAAAATTGTTGAAACAGAATTTGGATATCATATCATTCAGTTGATTGACCGTAAAGGAGAACGTATCAACTGTCGTCACATATTGATCAAACCTAAAGTGTCGGAAGCTGCCCGTAAAGAGACGCAAGCCAATCTTGATACCATTCGTGGTTTGATAATGGACAACACCATGTCTTTCGAAGAAGCTGCTCTTCGTTTTTCGATGGATAAAGACACACGTACAAGTGGTGGTTTGATGCTAAATCCACAAACCGGAACAGCAAAATTCGAGATGTCGCAAATCCCTGTTGCCATCAACAAACAACTGCAAACAATGAATGTGGATGATATTTCACCATCGTTTTATATGTTGGACGAAGCAAAAGGAAAAGAGACCTACTGTCTGGTTAAACTAAAAAAGAAAACTGATCCACACAAAGCAAATATTAAAGATGACTATCAGATGCTTCAATTGATGCTTGAAAATAAAAAGCAACAGGAAACTCTTGATAAGTGGATTAAAACAAAGCAAAAAGAAACCTACATTACCATCGATAAGAATTGGGCGAATTGCGAATTCAATTATGATGGATGGGTAAAAGAATAA
- a CDS encoding DUF2752 domain-containing protein translates to MVKIKYQFRKGHIEAYFWILSLILLAFTNPEADSHYSLCLFKNLGFDFCPGCGLGHSIAFFFKGRFLESWQAHPIGFLAIVILIFRAYKILKPDIKLKTFNSTNYE, encoded by the coding sequence GTGGTAAAGATTAAGTATCAGTTTCGAAAAGGTCATATTGAAGCTTATTTCTGGATCCTATCTTTGATATTACTCGCATTTACCAATCCTGAAGCTGATTCCCATTATTCACTTTGCCTTTTTAAAAATCTGGGCTTTGATTTTTGCCCCGGGTGTGGTTTGGGCCATTCTATTGCATTCTTTTTTAAAGGACGCTTTTTAGAATCATGGCAGGCACATCCTATTGGATTTTTAGCGATTGTTATTTTGATTTTTAGAGCCTATAAAATACTTAAACCGGACATTAAACTAAAAACCTTTAATTCGACAAATTATGAATAG
- a CDS encoding TM2 domain-containing protein yields the protein MNRIFTLLPEAESEEAIFLESLLKDSTDDQVQNFILIYRGRRKDPQTILLTALVGFLGVSGIHRFLVNQIGMGILYLLTGGLCMIGTIVDLVNHKNLAFEYNQRVAREIKILI from the coding sequence ATGAATAGAATTTTTACTTTACTACCAGAGGCTGAAAGTGAAGAGGCCATCTTTCTTGAATCATTATTAAAAGACAGTACTGATGATCAGGTTCAGAACTTTATTTTAATCTATCGTGGAAGAAGAAAAGATCCACAAACCATTTTATTAACAGCACTGGTTGGATTCCTGGGAGTATCAGGAATACATCGTTTTTTGGTCAACCAGATAGGAATGGGAATTCTTTATTTATTAACCGGAGGATTGTGTATGATCGGAACCATCGTTGATCTTGTCAATCATAAAAATCTGGCATTTGAATACAATCAAAGAGTTGCTCGAGAAATCAAGATTCTGATATAA